From the genome of Streptomyces sp. JH34:
GTTCGGCGCGCTGGCCCTGGTGCCGCTCTCCGGTGTGGTGCTGCTGCGCGACCTCGGTCCGCTGCCGGAGAAGAAGCTCCGCAAGACGCTGTGGGCCAAGGGCAAGCAGCTCGTCAACATGAACACCATGGAGCCGCTGCGTCCCGAGGACGTCGTCGTCGGTTCGCTGACCTTCGCCATGCCCGAGGGCCTGGAGGAGGACGCGCACGACTTCCAGACGCAGATCGCCAAGGCCGCCCTGATGATCATCCGCATCGAGCCGGACAACATCAAGGACAAGCGTGAGCGCGAGTGGGCGCACGAGGGAATCGTCGCCTTCTCCAAGATCTGCACCCACGTCGGCTGCCCGATCAGCCTGTACGAGCAGCAGACGCATCACGTGCTCTGCCCGTGCCACCAGTCCACCTTCGACCTCTCCGACGGCGCCCGCGTCATCTTCGGTCCGGCCGGTCACGCCCTTCCGCAGCTGCGGATCGGCGTGAACAGCGAGGGCAACCTCGAGGCGCTCGGTGACTTCGAAGAGCCCGTCGGTCCTGCCTTCTGGGAGCGCGGATGAGTACTGCGACGGAAACACAGCGCAAGGCGCCCGCCGGTGAGCGGGTGGCCGACTGGGCGGACGGCCGGCTGGGCATCTACGGCCTGGCCAAGGCCAACATGCGCAAGATCTTCCCGGACCACTGGTCCTTCATGCTCGGTGAGATCTGCCTCTACAGCTTCATCATCATCATCCTCACGGGTGTGTACCTGACGCTGTTCTTCCACCCGAGCATGAACGAGGTCGTCTAC
Proteins encoded in this window:
- a CDS encoding Rieske 2Fe-2S domain-containing protein; amino-acid sequence: MSSQQIPEENLPVEQGTAHGAVEGAGDPFADPGLPAHKPRIQDIDERAANRSERAVALMFTLSMLATVGFIASYVIFPVDQIVYIWPFGHVSALNFSLGLTLGLALFLIGAGAVHWARTLMSDVEVADDRHAIEATPEVKAKVMADFAAGAQESALGRRKLIRNTMFGALALVPLSGVVLLRDLGPLPEKKLRKTLWAKGKQLVNMNTMEPLRPEDVVVGSLTFAMPEGLEEDAHDFQTQIAKAALMIIRIEPDNIKDKREREWAHEGIVAFSKICTHVGCPISLYEQQTHHVLCPCHQSTFDLSDGARVIFGPAGHALPQLRIGVNSEGNLEALGDFEEPVGPAFWERG